In Pantoea agglomerans, the genomic stretch TATCAAAGCCAAGCAGCACAGAAAATCGAACCCGAAAATCCCTTTCGTCATGTGTTTCATCATCAGCACTGGCAGCAAGTAATGTTAAATATAAAACGGCAAAATAAGTAGGGTATCCTTTTATTTGCGCTAAAATGTCTAATCGCGACTCATCCCTGAGAGCATCCTGGATTTTAGACGCTTTTTTTCCGAACGAAATCAGGAAACTTCGCTTAGCATCCTCTTTGCTACGTGGACCTGCAAGTTGCTCAAAAATGCGTCCCGTAGTATCAATTCGGCTTAAAGTCGAGCCTGTATGCGAAGACTCAAAAAAGACGATCTTTACTAGTTCAGCATTCCATTCTTCTAAAGTAACCGGGAAAGAATTATCCATACTCACCGCCTAATTACCGTTCGCTGTCATCTTTTTCAAACCAGCACCAGAAAATAAATGCCGAAAAAGTACCTCAGCCAGCAGTGGGGGAACAGCATTACCAATTTGGGTAAATTTTGACTCGACGTCTCCTACAGGCTCAAAATCCTGTGGAAAAGTTTGTATTCGTGCACATTCCCGCCATGATAACCGCCTTGCCTGTTCCAGTTTGGGACGAGAAGTATCAACAATTAGATGCTCATATTCATCAGAAAAGTCCCAGCGCTGCTTCCAGCCATCCTCCAGGTTTGACCATGTTAACTTCATCACCGGGCTGGCAGGATGTAATGTCACATGACGCCAGTTAGCTACGACGGTGTAAGCAGGGCTGTCCCATAGAGCTTTACGATTTCGGGACATGAAATACCATGAGAAATGCCCTTCAGGATCATGTGGTCGTTCGTAAAACTCACCTTCAGGCCATAGTGGTAAATCCCTAATAGCCTCACCATGTGAAACATAGGGTTTTAAATGAGGATTCTTTTTTGTCGCTTTCCCATGTGTTTCAGCAGGAAATTCAAAGTATTGCCCCAGATCGTTTCTGACGCCAATAATAAACAAACGCTTGCGCGACTGAGGCACGCCGTAAGCCCTCGCGTTTACCATATGATAGCTGACTTGGTACCCGGCAGCTTTATATGCCGTGAGCTGTTGTTCCAGAAAGCTACCTGCCCCTAAATGTTTCAAGCCCGAAACATTTTCAGCAACAAAATACTTCGGCTGAACAGTCTCTAATACCCGTAGAAAGTGTTTATAAAGGTTTGTTCTGTCGTCATTGTTAGGTTTTCTGTTACCTGCCATTGAAAATGACTGGCAGGGATAGCCTCCAACAACAATATCAACATCTGGAAAAGACAGAATTTGAGAGATATCACTATGCCTGATATCACTATCGGGGAAATAGTTCCCTAATGTTTTGCAGGCATTCTCTACAACATCGTTGGCAAAGACGATGTCTCCACCAGCTGAGGTAATTCCAAAATCCATACCACCACAACCGGAGAAAAGTGAAAGTACCCGAATATTATCGTTCTCTCTCTCAAAAACACTGCTCATACGCCCATACCAAATATCTTCTTCTAACAAACCGTAACTGGTTTTTATTTGCCATAAAATCATAGAGAAAGATTATACACCTGTGTAAAGAATCTTACATCAATATACTTAGCCTTTGAGGGGCAAGTGATGTTTTTGTTGTTAAGGTCTTACTAAAATGGCCGTTCTTCAGATAGCGCTTCCCACCAAATCCCCTATCAGCAACATCGTATCCATCGGCAACGGCTCAAACCCCACTCGCAGATAAAATTCCCGCGCTTCGTCAGACAACGCATCAACCAGCGTCCCGTGAATACAGATGCGTTCCGCTACCTATATTACCCGCAACTCGGCGTCACGTATCAGTGCCAGCCCCATACCTTGCCCATGTAGCGATTTATCCACCTCCAGGCGTCCCAGCACCAGAAGGGGATTTGGTAAGACATATTGCGGCAAAAGCGCACGGGGGCAGTATTTATTGTTACAGAGATGGAAGCCAGCGAGTAGGAAGCCATCACCTTAGCATCATCAGAAACAGACAAACGTGCGGGATGCGACGGAAAGTTGGTTCTTCATCGTCCACTGTTTTAGCCAGTTATCCATAGAATCCTCTCCACAACAGAACGAGGTAAGAATATACCCTGTATGAAGGGGAAAATGTATTTATTGAAAGCCTCCAGAATGTCAGAGGCATATCCTTCAGACCGTCGACCAACTCTCGTCGCATGCCACTCAAGCGCCACAGTCTGGAACGTGTTGTTGAGTTGTACATCGCAAACCAGTTTCTCTTATTTCTTTGCTGTTGATGGATCGATCCCTTCGGCCAACTTTTTCTTGGCCTCATCACGCAATGCCCTCGCCTGCGCGAGAGTCACTGTAGGGTACACGCCAAAGGCCATGGCGCTTCTCTTTCCCGTTGAAGCGATATTTCATGCGGCAGTATTGGAACCAGAGGGAACAAACCTCAAGTTACAAACCAGCGCTATCCGACTGTTTGTAGGCTTTCTCTCTGGATTTAGCGCTATCGACTTGTCAAGCATCAAGCTTCATGGGGGCATCTCCCAAAGCCAAACACAGAATATCCCTACTTATGCCCCCAACTATGATTTGACTTCGGTTGAGTCGAGTTGATAACAGAGATAAGGTACGGGCCAAAAATCGCATCATACGGGCTTTTAGTTGATTTCAATTGATTGAAATGAGTTTGAAATAGTACCGATAATTGGCGACGAATCCACCACCTTCGCATTACGAATGTGAGCCAACTCAAAAATGAGTACAAATAAAAATTAAATAAAACAATAAAAATCAACCTCATAAAAAAATCACAATTCAACGTCTAAATAAGTTTTGTTGTTTCATGGGGTTTCACAGCACCTCATGAAGTTCACAAAAAATCTATAAAATCCACGCAACTGCGTGGGTTTTTCATTTCTTAGTGTTCCAACTCATCTCGTCACGACGCGGTGAAAAATGAGAACAAAGATGGGTACAACATGCTTCCATCTTCATTTTAAGTGAGTCCTGTAACAAAAGAATAAATAAACAGGTGTCCTTCAGGCCCACTGACACACAAAGCCGCATGGCCAGGCCAAAAGAAAAACTCTATCGGCTCAATGACTTTAATGGCCTCTACCTCGAAGTGGAACCCAATGGCGAAAAGGCCTGGCGCTATCGGTTTAAACTCAAGGGTAAATCCAGCATGTTTGCGTTGGGTGAGTATGCAGCGATAAAGCTCGCCGAAGCGCGAGAGAAATGCGAGCAAGCGCGTAAGCAGGTCGCAGATGGAGTTAGTCCGACACAGGCTCGTCAGTTAGATAAGATCCGCAAGGTCAATGACGCTTCTAACACCTTTGAGCTGATCGCTAAAGAGTGGTTGCAAATGAAAGACTGGGCCGAAATATTCAAACACGCCGACTGGATATGTTTTAACGTGTGTTTTTCCGCAATATTGGCAAACTCCCTATCAGGCAAATCACACTGCATCATATTTTCAAAATACTTTAGATAGCCTCTAAATGCGGCGCACCGACCGTTGCAGCTGAAGCCCTTGGATTATTCAATCGATTTTCGATCTGGCGATAGCGACACTTAATTTAATTTTTTCTTCTTACGAATACGCGGAAATGCTTGAGAAAAATACGGATGGCCATTTATACAGTTCATCCTTCTGGATAAGTTTTGCCTTAACAGCCGTCAGGCGAGCGTTCCTGCATCAGACCGAAGAGTCCCGTGTTTTTTCCTGATGAAGAGTTTAATGGCTATAGCTGAAGCAGAGATATTCACCGTGTAAAAAAATAGCCGCCTCAAAAGCCATTAGATGTGGTTGATCACATCCTGGCTTCTGGCCATGCTGCGGAATGCTCAGCATCAGGCAACATCATTGTCGTTGTCTGCTGCAAAGTTATCGCCAGTCTGGCTATAACAGCGTATTTTTTAAGTCAGTACATTGCTTTATGTTTAGAGCGATACCATGAGATATACAAATTTAGCGTACCGCCCCAGAATATACCATCCAGAACGCCGCTTAACAGACCGAAAAGTAGATTGTAATGCAACGAATGGAAGAGCACTGGCCATAGAGCCAATGAAGCCGTTAGGGCAAATTTCGCGATAAATAGCAGCACAATCAACACTAACGTCAGCGGTGTTCCCGCCCGGATAATTACGTTTTCTTCTGCACCGTTTCGCAGTCTGGGTTGGGAACTCCACAGTGCCCATCCAATTCCGATGCCTAAAATTACCCCGACTAGCATCAACGCCAAAGATGCGTCTGTTTCCACTGTTTCATGGACAACGCTATAGACGCCCCAGACAAGGAATATTAGCGGCAATATAAATAGACGTTCTATGCGCATTTCACGGTCGGATAGTGCGGTAATCCCACGCTTAATGAGAAAAACAAGTAACACCCAGACCCAAACAGGAGTATCTTTAACAAAATGAGTAACAGTCATATTATTTTCCTCGGTTAACGTGGTGTGGAAAGGAAGTAGCAGCCGATTGAAAATCGTTTTCTATAGTGATCTCGAATCATCTCAGGAAAATAATATGAAGCCAAAAGTGCCAGCACGATTAAAGACAAAGATACAAGCCTAAGAGTTAGCGACCAGCTGAAGGGAACATGCTTTCCATATCGTCACCTATAGCCAGTGTTTTGGCAGCGCTTTGTATTTGTCCCGTAAATCGCTGAAACTGTCAATGACGTATTCAACACCTTTGAGCTAATCACCATAGAGGGGTTGCGAGCGGATCATGCTTTCACGCAGCCCCTGATACATTGATTCGCAAAAACCGCTAATTTGCTAAAGAACCTTTAGCCCTGTACCAGGACAACATGCTGATGCGTAATAAAAACCGCTTATAGCTCGCGTTTTGTTTCGATAATCACTACAACGAGCCGGTGTATACTGGCCAGCATAAATTGCACATCAACCAGTACAGCCTCGTTTTCCCCTGTAGGGATGGCAGAGCAAACGCTCACCCCATCATACATGTCGCTACTGGCAAAACTTTTGCTGCGTTCACGCTCGCTCTGGCGCGCCGCCCCCCCTGCGCCCTGCTCACCGTTAAAAAGGTTTTCAATTCGCGCCGGAAAGGGATAATACCCCACCGCTTTCCGATAAAGGACCGACGATGCGCGACACACCGCAAGGCAACCTGACCCGCAAAAAACATATGAAGCTCAGCACGCTGGTCACGCTGATGATCGGCGCGGTAGTGACCTTCGTGCTGCTCAGCGTGCATCTGCTCTACTTCTTCCAGATCGGCAACGCCACGCAGAACCAGCTGGAAGACAAGGCGATGGCCGTGGCGCGCACGCTGGCGGACGTGCCCGCCATTCAACAGGCGCTGAGCGGGCCGCCGGACGCCGGCATTATCCAGCCTATCGCCCGCGCGGCACAGCAGCACAACAATCTGCTGTTTGTGGTGGTGACCAATATGCAGGGCATCCGCTACTCCCATCTGAATCCGGCGCTTATCGGCAAGCATTTTATCGGCGACGACATCAACCCGGCGCTGCAGGGCAAAGAGAACGTCTCGGTCAATCGCGGCTCGCTGGCAGAGGCGCTGCGCGTCTTTACGCCGGTCTATAACGCGCAGCAGCAGCAGATCGGCGTGGTGTCGATAGGTATCTCGCTGGAGGCGGTCAGCGTGCAGATCAACCAGAGCCGCTGGAGCATTATCTGGACCATCCTGATCGGCGCGCTGGCGGGCACGCTGGGCACGCTGGCGCTGGTAAAAACCCTGAAGCGCATCCTCTTTGGGCTTGAGCCCTGGGAGATCTCCTCGCTGTTCGAACAGCGCCAGGCGATCCTGCACTCGGTAAAAGAGGGGGTTATCGCCGTGGACGCCCACGCCGAGGTGTCGCTGATCAACGAGGCGGCGCAAAAGCTGCTAACGGAGGAAGGCTCCGGCAGCATGGATGACGCCAGCGTGATCCACGCGCAGCTGCGGGATACGCTGGCTACCGGCCGCGCGCGGCGCGATGAAGAGCTGAATATCAACGGCCAGGTGCTGCTGAGCAATACCGTGCCGGTCTACAGTCAGCAGCGGCTTATCGGCGCGGTCTGCACCTTCAGGGATAAAACCGAAATCACGCGGCTGCTGCAGCGCCTGAGCGGCATGGTAAACTACGTCGACGCGCTGCGTGAGCGCTCGCATGAGTTTATGAATAAGCTGCACGTTATTCTTGGCCTGCTGCATATGAAAAACTATGAGCAGGTCGAAGCCTATATTTTAAAGACGGCGAACAACTACCAGACCGAAATCGGTTCGCTGCTCGATAAGATCAAGTCGCCGGTGATCGCCGGCTTCCTGCTGAGTAAAATCAATCGCGCCTCGGACAGCGGCCATCGCCTGACGCTGAGCGACGCCAGCTTCCTGCCCGATATCGGCAACGAGCAGCAGATCGCCGTGCTGATCACCGTGCTCGGCAACCTGATCGAGAACGCCCTCGACGCGCTGGGCAGTGAACACAACGGCGATATCCACGTGATGCTGCACTACCAGAACGGCTGGCTGGCGTGCGAGGTCAGCGATGACGGACCAGGCATACCGACCGACAAGCTGGATGCTATCTTTGACAAAGGCTTTTCGACTAAAGGCGAGGATCGCGGCGTCGGGCTGTATCTGCTGAAGCAGCAGACGGAAAGCCTGGGCGGCAGCGTCAGCGTGGAGTCGGAACCGGGCGTGTTTACCCAATTTTTTGTACAACTTCCCTGGGATGGAGGCAACAAAACCGCATGATCAATGTGTTAGTGGTCGATGATGACGCTATGGTCGCCGAGCTGAATCGCGTTTACGTCGGGCAGGTGCCGGGCTTTCACTGCGTCGGCACGGCGTCGACGCTGCAGCAGGCGAAAGAGATGATCCTCCACAGCGAGCCCGCCGTGGATCTGGTGCTGCTCGATATCTATCTGCAGCATGAGAACGGGCTGGATCTGCTGCCGGAGCTGCGCGAGGCAAAGCAGCCTGTCGAGGTGATCATTATCTCATCCGCTGCCGACGCCGCCACCATCAAAACCTCCCTGCACTACGGGGTGGTGGATTACCTGATCAAACCCTTCCAGTTCCCGCGTTTTGAAGAGGCGCTCACCAACTGGCGACAGAAGAAGTCGCTGATGGATAACCACCTCTACTATCAGCAGGCGGAAGTCGACCAGCTGATCCACGGCAACCCGCCCACCAGCAACGACAGCAAACGGCTGCCGAAGGGTCTGACGCCGCAGACGCTGCGCACCCTCTGCCAGTGGATTGATGCCAATCCCGGCAGCGAGTTCTCTACCGACGAGCTGGCGGCGGAGGTGAATATCTCGCGCGTCTCCTGCCGCAAATACCTGATCTGGCTGGCGCAGATCAATATTCTTTTCACCAGCATCCACTACGGCGCAACCGGCCGGCCGGTCTATCGCTACCGCCTGCAGCCGGAATACCATTCGCTGCTCAGGCAGTACTGTCAGTAATCAGCCGGTAGCGGCGGTCATGCAGGCGAAACGCGAACTGGCGCGACGAAGAGCAGATCACCTGCTGGTCGCGGGTCACGAATATCGCCTCGATGTGCGGCGCGTCGTGCAGCGCCTCGAGGCTCTGCTCCACCCCCAGCCCGTAAAGCAGCGTGGTGTAGATATCGCCGTCTATCGAGCGGTCGGAAATCACCGTGACGCTCAGCAGCTCGTTGTCGAGCGGATAGCCGCTGCGCGCGTCGAGAATATGGTGATAGAGGCGCCCGTCCAGCTCGAAATAGCGTTCGTAGATCCCCGAGGTCACCACCGATTTACCCGCCACCTCAATCACGCCGATAAGCGCGTCGGCCGCCCCGAAGGGGGTTTTCAGCCCCACCGACCAGCCGGCAGCCTGCGGCGGCGCGCCGAGCGTCTGCACATTGCCGCCCAGGTTAATCAGCGCCCTTTCCACGCCGTGCTGGCGCAGAAAGCTGCGTACCAGATCGGCGATATAGCCTTTCGCGATAGCGCCTAAATCGATCTCCATGCCCGGCTGGCGCAGAAACACGCTGCGCCGCGCGGGATCCAGCTCCACCTGGCGCGGATCGGTCAGCGCCATCAGCCTCTCCAGCTCGGCGTGCGGCGGCACGCTGCGGCCCTGAAAGCCAATCTTCCAGCGCTTGACCAGCGGGCCGATGGTGAAATTAAACAGGCTCTGCGGCAATAAACTCACCTGGTGCGCGCACTGGATCAGATCGAACACCTCGCGGCTGACGCAGACCGCCTCTTTGCCTGCGGCGTGGTTGATCGCCATCACTTCGGAGTGGGCGCGGTTGACGGTGAGGATATTCTCCTGATGGCGAATAAGACGGAAGACCTGCGCGGCCAGCGCCGCATTATCGTCAAAGAGTTTAAGAAGGATGGGCGAACCCATAAGCACTGCGGAATAGGCGTAAACGCCTTCGTCGGCTGACATACTCGCCTCGGCTGTCTAAGTGGATCCGGGCGCGGCGGTAACGGCGCGCCGGGCGTTGCTGCCCTGCGCGCCGTGCGCCATCCCTGGCGCGGCGCTCGTAGCCGCCAGCGGCGGGCTAGCCGCGCGCCAGGGCCGCCGCGTTACGTCCGGCAAGGATACCAAAGATAATGATATCCGCTACAGCGTTGCCGCCAATGCGGTTGGCGCCGTGGATGCCGCCGACCACTTCCCCCGCCGCCCAGGCACCACGGATCACCTGTTTGTTGCTGTCGAGCACCGCAGTGTCGGTGTTGATGGTGACACCGCCCATGGTGTGATGCACCCCTGGCGCGATGCGGATGGCGTAAAACGGTCCCTGATTAAGCGGATGACGCAGCGCGGTGGTACGGCCGAAATCCTCATCCTTCTGGTCCACCACAAACTGGTTGTAGCGCGCCAGCGTCTCTTCAAGCGTGGTGTGCTCCATATTGAGCTTCACTGCCAGCTCGCCCACGGTGGGCGCGCTGATAACAAAGCCTTTGGCGATATACTCATCCGCCGCTTTGTTGTTTGCGCGAACCTGCTCATCGAAGACCACCCAGGCGCTTTTCTCCGGCAGCGCGATAATCTGCGCGGAAACTTTGTCGCGCGTCTCCATCTCGTTAAAGAAGCGTTTGCCCGCCTGTGAAACCAGGATAGCACCGCCGCCGCGAATCGACTCGGAGATCAGATAGGAGGTGGTCTGTTCCACCGTCGGGTGGATCTGGATTTCGCCCATATCCACGGTATCCGCGCCCAGCTTCTGCAGCATAGCGATGCCGCTGCCGGTAGCGCCTTTGTGGTTAGTGGTGACAAAGCCGTCCAGCTCAGGGCGGTATTTCACCACCATCTCGCGGTTGGCGCTGAAGCCACCGGTGGCGACGATAACGCTTTTCGCATAGAGGATGCGGCTGTCGTAATACTCATCCACCACCTTCACGCCGGTCACCGCGCCATTCTCGGTGAGAATTTCCGCGACCGAGGTATCGAGCAGCACTTCAATATTGCGCTTGTTGATGTTTTTCACCAGGCCGCTGATCAGGTAGCCGCCGACCGCCGAGCGGTCCGCAGGACGGTGCGTACGGTCGATACTCATACCGCCGGTGATGGTGATATCGTTCAGCTCAATGCCGTGATCCGCCAGCCAGTCGATCGCCTCCGGTGCCAGATCGACAAACTCACGCAGCAGCGCCGGGTTGTTTTTGTGCTGGCCGCCCTTCAGCGTCTCCTGATAGAAAAGCTCTTTGCTGTCTTTGATGCCCTTCATCGCCTGGAAGCGGGTTTCCGCCGCGTTCATGCCCACGGAGGCTTTGATGGTGTTGCCGCCGATGGTCGGCATCTTCTCGATGATCACCACGCGCGCGCCTTCGTCGTGCGCCTGAATCGCCGCCGCCAGGCCTGCGCCGCCGCTGCCGATCACCACTACGTCGTAGTTCTGCGGCGCGGAAGGATTACCGCCCTCTTCAATCACATACTCTTTGCTGGAGGTAGAGAGCGCGCGCGATACTGCTTTTTTCAGCGCCTCGCTCTGGGTTGTGGCGCCGCTGATGGCGTCAACGTGCGGGCTGTTAGCCACCAGAATACGGCTACGCAGGCTCTCAAAGGTCTCGGTGAAATCGACGTCCAGCGTATCGTCCGGCACCAGCGAGATATCGGTGATGCGGTCGGTATCGAGGGTGACGTTGATTTTCAGCTTCAGCGCTTCCGCCTCGACTTTTTCCTGATAGACGCCCGCTTTATATTTGCGGCCCGGCGCGCTGACTTCGCGGATCATCGCGTCCACCAGCGAGAAGCGCCACAGCGGCTCCGGGATCATCAGCGCTTCGCGCTGGGTGCTGTCAATGTAGAGGTCGAGATGCTCGTTGTTGAGCACGCGATCCGCCCAGTTCGGGTAGGCGATACAGGCTTTGCCGATCGCCACCAGATCGTAGCCGTGCTCCAGCGCCATCTCGGCGTCAGCTTTATTCACCACGCCGCCCACGCCGATGACCGGCACTTTCGCCAGGCGTTCGGAGCGCTGTGCAATATATTTGTCGATCAGCGGCGTTGGGTCGCGGGTATCGACGATAGAGGGACGCAGCAGCTGGCCCACGGAGAAGTGCACGTAGTCAAGGCCGCGCTCCGCCAGTTTCTCCAGCAGATAGAGCGTGTCGTCAAAGCGAATGCCGGGTACTTCAATCTCTTCCGGCGAGAAGCGATAGCCGATAATAAAGGTGTTATCTGCGATGCGCTCCGCCATTTTATGGGCGATATCCAGCACCGCCAGCGGGAAGCGGGCGCGGTTTTCACGGCTGCCGCCCCACTTGTCGT encodes the following:
- a CDS encoding DNA cytosine methyltransferase, which codes for MILWQIKTSYGLLEEDIWYGRMSSVFERENDNIRVLSLFSGCGGMDFGITSAGGDIVFANDVVENACKTLGNYFPDSDIRHSDISQILSFPDVDIVVGGYPCQSFSMAGNRKPNNDDRTNLYKHFLRVLETVQPKYFVAENVSGLKHLGAGSFLEQQLTAYKAAGYQVSYHMVNARAYGVPQSRKRLFIIGVRNDLGQYFEFPAETHGKATKKNPHLKPYVSHGEAIRDLPLWPEGEFYERPHDPEGHFSWYFMSRNRKALWDSPAYTVVANWRHVTLHPASPVMKLTWSNLEDGWKQRWDFSDEYEHLIVDTSRPKLEQARRLSWRECARIQTFPQDFEPVGDVESKFTQIGNAVPPLLAEVLFRHLFSGAGLKKMTANGN
- a CDS encoding DUF6622 family protein, with amino-acid sequence MTVTHFVKDTPVWVWVLLVFLIKRGITALSDREMRIERLFILPLIFLVWGVYSVVHETVETDASLALMLVGVILGIGIGWALWSSQPRLRNGAEENVIIRAGTPLTLVLIVLLFIAKFALTASLALWPVLFHSLHYNLLFGLLSGVLDGIFWGGTLNLYISWYRSKHKAMY
- a CDS encoding sensor histidine kinase produces the protein MRDTPQGNLTRKKHMKLSTLVTLMIGAVVTFVLLSVHLLYFFQIGNATQNQLEDKAMAVARTLADVPAIQQALSGPPDAGIIQPIARAAQQHNNLLFVVVTNMQGIRYSHLNPALIGKHFIGDDINPALQGKENVSVNRGSLAEALRVFTPVYNAQQQQIGVVSIGISLEAVSVQINQSRWSIIWTILIGALAGTLGTLALVKTLKRILFGLEPWEISSLFEQRQAILHSVKEGVIAVDAHAEVSLINEAAQKLLTEEGSGSMDDASVIHAQLRDTLATGRARRDEELNINGQVLLSNTVPVYSQQRLIGAVCTFRDKTEITRLLQRLSGMVNYVDALRERSHEFMNKLHVILGLLHMKNYEQVEAYILKTANNYQTEIGSLLDKIKSPVIAGFLLSKINRASDSGHRLTLSDASFLPDIGNEQQIAVLITVLGNLIENALDALGSEHNGDIHVMLHYQNGWLACEVSDDGPGIPTDKLDAIFDKGFSTKGEDRGVGLYLLKQQTESLGGSVSVESEPGVFTQFFVQLPWDGGNKTA
- the dcuR gene encoding two-component system response regulator DcuR; translated protein: MINVLVVDDDAMVAELNRVYVGQVPGFHCVGTASTLQQAKEMILHSEPAVDLVLLDIYLQHENGLDLLPELREAKQPVEVIIISSAADAATIKTSLHYGVVDYLIKPFQFPRFEEALTNWRQKKSLMDNHLYYQQAEVDQLIHGNPPTSNDSKRLPKGLTPQTLRTLCQWIDANPGSEFSTDELAAEVNISRVSCRKYLIWLAQINILFTSIHYGATGRPVYRYRLQPEYHSLLRQYCQ
- a CDS encoding FAD:protein FMN transferase encodes the protein MSADEGVYAYSAVLMGSPILLKLFDDNAALAAQVFRLIRHQENILTVNRAHSEVMAINHAAGKEAVCVSREVFDLIQCAHQVSLLPQSLFNFTIGPLVKRWKIGFQGRSVPPHAELERLMALTDPRQVELDPARRSVFLRQPGMEIDLGAIAKGYIADLVRSFLRQHGVERALINLGGNVQTLGAPPQAAGWSVGLKTPFGAADALIGVIEVAGKSVVTSGIYERYFELDGRLYHHILDARSGYPLDNELLSVTVISDRSIDGDIYTTLLYGLGVEQSLEALHDAPHIEAIFVTRDQQVICSSSRQFAFRLHDRRYRLITDSTA
- a CDS encoding flavocytochrome c, translating into MNTRTPLLNPLTLPNGAVLKNRLVMAPMTTCTGFYDGTVTSELVEYYRARAGTLGTVIVECCFIDAKGPAFPGAIAIDNDNKIAGLARIADAIKSQGSTAILQIYHGGRMVEPELIGGKTPVGPSAIAAPREGATKPQALTADEVEVMITKFGDAVNRAIKAGFDGVELHGANTYLIQQFYSPNSNQRDDKWGGSRENRARFPLAVLDIAHKMAERIADNTFIIGYRFSPEEIEVPGIRFDDTLYLLEKLAERGLDYVHFSVGQLLRPSIVDTRDPTPLIDKYIAQRSERLAKVPVIGVGGVVNKADAEMALEHGYDLVAIGKACIAYPNWADRVLNNEHLDLYIDSTQREALMIPEPLWRFSLVDAMIREVSAPGRKYKAGVYQEKVEAEALKLKINVTLDTDRITDISLVPDDTLDVDFTETFESLRSRILVANSPHVDAISGATTQSEALKKAVSRALSTSSKEYVIEEGGNPSAPQNYDVVVIGSGGAGLAAAIQAHDEGARVVIIEKMPTIGGNTIKASVGMNAAETRFQAMKGIKDSKELFYQETLKGGQHKNNPALLREFVDLAPEAIDWLADHGIELNDITITGGMSIDRTHRPADRSAVGGYLISGLVKNINKRNIEVLLDTSVAEILTENGAVTGVKVVDEYYDSRILYAKSVIVATGGFSANREMVVKYRPELDGFVTTNHKGATGSGIAMLQKLGADTVDMGEIQIHPTVEQTTSYLISESIRGGGAILVSQAGKRFFNEMETRDKVSAQIIALPEKSAWVVFDEQVRANNKAADEYIAKGFVISAPTVGELAVKLNMEHTTLEETLARYNQFVVDQKDEDFGRTTALRHPLNQGPFYAIRIAPGVHHTMGGVTINTDTAVLDSNKQVIRGAWAAGEVVGGIHGANRIGGNAVADIIIFGILAGRNAAALARG